TTGTAACTCCTCCTGTCTTATGTCTGGCAGGCCCTGTCATGCCTATTCTGCTTTTGGCTCAGATACGTGCTCACTGGATGGTACAAATGACCACCCAAAACAAACACTTCACCTCCTTGGTTTCTGTGACACAAATCGAAATCTGTTTACCACTGATGGCTGTTTGTTTCTCTGTCAGCACTGTATTACTAACAGCAACCCAAAGCTTAGTATCTAGTTTGCCTCTAGCATTTGATTTTGGACCACCATTTTTTGGGTGCTAACAACAGAAGATTTCAGTATGAAGctttgctcctttttttttctttggctaCTAGAGCTCTATAGATTTGTGATCTGATATACATTTGTACAATGACTCTCCATGGAAGTTTGCTTGCATTAGCTCTGGGAAGGATTATGCCAGAAGATGAGCAATGTGTTATTGCTGTAAGCTGAAGTGGAAAAATCTAAATATGTCCGTTACACTTCTGCACTCCTGATATGTAAAAACCATGCGGTCTCTTAcggatgattttttttaacatggAGAGAACGCTTGTGTTGTGTCCATAAATAAATCTCCTTTACAAAACGCTGCGAGTCTAATCTAATTACTATGTCTCCCATGAAAAGGACCCAAAAATCATAATATCAACGCCCTCAAGAGATTGAGATACTTTTGGTCTAAATCTATCTCTGCTGCTTTGGTCTCCAGTGCCAACACGTCAGGATAGCAGAACAGATCTTACTGGAGAACTGACAGACCTTGTTATGTCAAGGGCGCAAAACTGAAGAAACAGGAGGAAATTAAGCTGAATGGAGCTACCTAGGAGGAGCTGAATCAGGATATAGCCATTATTTGATCCCACACAGGCACACACCATACATGAGATTTCTATTTACCATTCTCCTGATCTATGCGtgccaaaaaaacaaacatacatgtaatattacaCTGGAGAGACGGTTGGAAGTCTATGGCATAAGTCCCTTTCTGGCCACGTGCTCGAACACTGCCCTCAGGAACTTCTTCACCTCGTCATCCACGAAAGCAAACTCCACTGCGCCCTGGGCTAGCCGAAACAGCTCGGCCTTGCTAAGACCTGACAGATTACACGTTGGATTCAATGTTCAGAGAAGTGTGTATTATTTGAACAAGAAATGGAACTCAGATTTGATTTTCCAAATACTGTCTCTAACAGCGTACTGAAGGTGGATGCGACAAGGTAATACTCATTTGAGAGGCTTGTTGAAAAGAGGCCAGAATCATCGGTGCACAGCGATAGAGGATGCTTCGCGTTGTAGAGGTCGGCTGCACAAATTAAAAAACTCCGCGTTAAGATGCTTGTCAGGGTGCTCAATTTTGGTCCAAAAAATTGGGTTGTGCATTGTCAGGGACAAACCGAAGTGATGGAGCTCCAGAGAAGGAGCACCTCCAGTCATGACATTGGAGGTCAAACATATCTCCACCTGCAGATCGTCTTGGGAGTAAGGTAAGCATGGCTGACATAGAATAGCTAGAGATACTGACAAAGAAGGTCACCGGAATCATCGATGACTTGAGCTTTTTCCATTCCTCGTCGTTGAGGCAGCAGACATGACCCAGCCTTTGTGGGCAGAAGTCCAGCACTGCTTGGATCTCCTTCCTGTTTGGTACCTGTTATCAGTAAGTTCTCATTTTATTGGTCAACAAATACATTGCAAATTTTGCTAATGCCATGCCACTGGAAGTAAATAATGATAGTAAGGAAATAGTGTTTTGGgaacttgtcaaaatatgttTTCTTACCTCTCCACAGTGTATTGTGATGGGAATTCCTAGCTCTTTAGCATGTTCTAGGGCAGGCAAGTATGTCTCCCTTAACAAATGTTGAAAGGACCATGGAATATTAGCAAATAAAGAATGGAGTCGGGGAGTTTCACCTCCCTAAGATTCGATATATTAGCACATAAATAGTTAACATGTTTTCATTTAGTACAAGCCAGATGCGAAATATTTCTTACCATTCCCCTACAACTGGATTGCCGGAGAGATCGATGCCAACTACGCCTTGGTCCTTCATTTCCATGGCCAAATTAACCTGGACAAAGGAAGGAAATTATTCAATATTTTCCAAGCTTTGCTCCAAATAGAAGCTAAAGTGAAAATATCGACATACGGTATCCAATGCTGCCGAAGTTGTCTCACGACGATCAATACTTAGAAGGAGCCTAACAtatatcttctttttcttcgtGACACCATCCAAATCACCCACAGGTGTACGACTCAGTGTCTCGTCTGGTCTTAAAATAGAATCAAATA
This is a stretch of genomic DNA from Brachypodium distachyon strain Bd21 chromosome 1, Brachypodium_distachyon_v3.0, whole genome shotgun sequence. It encodes these proteins:
- the LOC100822383 gene encoding adenosine deaminase-like protein isoform X1, which translates into the protein MEAEMREWCVALPKVELHAHLNGSVRDSTLLELAKQLGDRGVIVFEDVKDVIMKNGRSLPECFKLFDLFHILTTDHDTVTRITKEVVGDFAAENVVYLEIRTTPKNNEAKGMTKRSYMNAVLKGLKAVEDVDAVLFDSILRPDETLSRTPVGDLDGVTKKKKIYVRLLLSIDRRETTSAALDTVNLAMEMKDQGVVGIDLSGNPVVGEWETYLPALEHAKELGIPITIHCGEVPNRKEIQAVLDFCPQRLGHVCCLNDEEWKKLKSSMIPVEICLTSNVMTGGAPSLELHHFADLYNAKHPLSLCTDDSGLFSTSLSNEYYLVASTFSLSKAELFRLAQGAVEFAFVDDEVKKFLRAVFEHVARKGLMP
- the LOC100822383 gene encoding adenosine deaminase-like protein isoform X3 produces the protein MEAEMREWCVALPKVELHAHLNGSVRDSTLLELAKQLGDRGVIVFEDVKDVIMKNGRSLPECFKLFDLFHILTTDHDTVTRITKEVVGDFAAENVVYLEIRTTPKNNEAKGMTKRSYMNAVLKGLKAVEDVDAVLFDSILRPDETLSRTPVGDLDGVTKKKKIYVRLLLSIDRRETTSAALDTVNLAMEMKDQGVVGIDLSGNPVVGEWETYLPALEHAKELGIPITIHCGEVPNRKEIQAVLDFCPQRLGHVCCLNDEEWKKLKSSMIPVEICLTSNVMTGGAPSLELHHFADLYNAKHPLSLCTDDSGLFSTSLSNES
- the LOC100822383 gene encoding adenosine deaminase-like protein isoform X2, which encodes MEAEMREWCVALPKVELHAHLNGSVRDSTLLELAKQLGDRGVIVFEDVKDVIMKNGRSLPECFKLFDLFHILTTDHDTVTRITKEVVGDFAAENVVYLEIRTTPKNNEAKGMTKRSYMNAVLKGLKAVEDVDAVLFDSILRPDETLSRTPVGDLDGVTKKKKIYVRLLLSIDRRETTSAALDTVNLAMEMKDQGVVGIDLSGNPVVGEWETYLPALEHAKELGIPITIHCGEVPNRKEIQAVLDFCPQRLGHVCCLNDEEWKKLKSSMIPVEICLTSNVMTGGAPSLELHHFADLYNAKHPLSLCTDDSGLFSTSLSNEYYLVASTFSTLS